The DNA segment AGCGCGATGATCGAGCGGCGCACCCACTTGTCGGCGAGCCGCGCGATGGGCAGCCCCAGCGTCGCGTAGAACACCGCGAACGCCGTGCCCGTGAGCAGGCCCATCACCGTGTCGCTGAGCGCGAGGTCCTGCTTGATCGAGTCGAGCAGGATCCCGAGGATCTGGCGGTCGATGAAGTTGAAGACGTAGGCGACGAACAGCAGCGCGAGGACGTAGTTCGAGTACGCGGGCGTGATGCCGTCGCCCGGGCGCTGCTCGCTCATGCGCGCGCTTACAGGCCGAGGTTGCGCTGGATGCGTGCGATCGGATCGCTCGTGTCGGGCACGAACGCGCGGCCCGAGAGCTGCTCGAACGACTCGATGTAACGGCGCGCGGCCTCGATGCGCACGTCGTCGGGCAGCGGCGGCGGCGGGCCCTCGCCCTTGTAGCCGCGCTCGTTCACGAACCAGCGCCGCACGTACTCCTTGTCGAGCGCCTTCGGGTCCGCGCCCTCGCGCATCGCCTGCTCGTACGTGTCGAGATACCAGTACCGCGACGAGTCGGGCGTGTGGATCTCGTCCGCGACCGTGAGCCGGCCCGTGTCGTCGAGGCCGAACTCGTACTTCGTGTCGACGAGGATCAGCCCGCGGCTCGCGGCCCACGCGCTGCCCGCGGCGAACAGCTTCAGCGCGAGCGCCTCGGCCTCGTCGTAGAGCGCGGCGCTCATCACGCCGCGGCGAATGATCTCGGCGCGCGAGGTGAGCTCGTCGTGCTCGCCTTTCTCCGCCTTCGTGGTGGGCGTGACGATCGCCTGCGGCAGCTTCTGGTGCTTCGTCATGCCCTCGGGCAAGCGATGCCCGCAGTACTCCCGCGCGCCCTTCGAGTACGCGGTCCAGATCGAGGTCGAAGTGACGCCGGTGAGGTACGCGCGCGTCACGAACTCGACGGGCTGGATCTTCACCTCGCGTACGATCGAGACCGAGGGATCGGGCACCGAAACGAGGTGGTTCGGCGCGATCTCGCGCGTCTTCTCGAACCAGAACGCGGCCATCTGGTTGAGCACCTGCCCCTTCAGCGGGATCGTGCCCACCACGACGTCGAAGCAGCTCACGCGGTCCGAGACCACGATCGTGCGCCGCTTCTCGTCGACGTAGCTGTCGCGCACCTTGCCCTCGATGCGCGTTCCCAGGCCACTGAAGTTCGTGCTGTCGAGTGTGCGCGAGCAGAGCTCGCGCAGAAGATCGGGACTGACCGGCATGCTCACCTCCCTACGCCGAAGTGGCGGCTAGGTACAAGCGCCCCACCGTCGGAGCAAGAGCGAATGCGCAAGGAATGCGCAGATTCGCGCCGAGGCCGCGGCCGAGGCGGAGAAGCGGGGACGCCCTCGAGCGTCGGTCGCTGACGGCCTCGCCCCGCCTCGGGCGCCTCAAGGGCGCGGGCGGTTCCTCCGCAACGAACGCGTTGGGGGTGCGCGTGAAGCCCGAGGGCAGCAGCGAAGCGACCTCGCCAGAGGCGGGCGAAGCGAAGTCGGGGATGCCGACGTTCGGCAGCGAGCTGCGCGCGCGCTTTCGCTACCGGCTGATCAAGCGCCTCGGCAAGGGCTCGTTCGGCTCGGTGTTCTTCGCGCGCTGCCTCGACCACGACCGCCGGCGCGACGACAGCCCGCCCGAGCGCGTCGCGGTGAAGATCCTCGGCGACTCGAAGGGCGCGTCCTCGGACCTCGCGCGCCGCGAGCTCTCGGCGTTGCTCGCGATCCAGCACGATCGCATCCCGCGCGTGTACGACTGGCGGCTCGACGCTTTGCCCGCGTTCGTGGTGATGGAGTACTTCCCGGAAGGCAGCCTGCGCGAGCACATGCCGCTCGCCGGCCCCGCGGAAGAGGATCAGGTGTGGCGCCTGCTCGGCGACCTGCTCTCCGCGCTCGATGTCGCGCACCGCGCCTCGCTGCTCCACCTCGACATCAAGCCCGCCAACGTGCTGCTCGACGGGCGCGGCGGCTACGTGCTCACCGATTTCGGCGTCTCGCAGGCGTCGCGCATCAGCCGCGGCCTACTTCCGTTCAGCGTGGGCACGCGCGGCTATCAGGCGCCCGAGCAGCGCGGCGAGCGTTTCGACCAGTACGACCTGCGCACCGACCTCTGGGGCCTCGGCGCCACCGCCTGGGCCTTCGCCGCGGGGCTCAACCTCGCCGAGCGCGAGGACTTGTTACGGACCGGCGGCGAAGACGCGATCTACGGATTGCCGCAGCTGAGCGAGCGCCGCCTCACCTGCTCGCCCGAGCTCGAAGACGTGATCATGAGCATGCTCTACCTCGATCCCACGCGGCGCCCGGGCAGCGTG comes from the Deltaproteobacteria bacterium genome and includes:
- a CDS encoding MFS transporter; the encoded protein is MSEQRPGDGITPAYSNYVLALLFVAYVFNFIDRQILGILLDSIKQDLALSDTVMGLLTGTAFAVFYATLGLPIARLADKWVRRSIIAL
- a CDS encoding phosphoribosylaminoimidazolesuccinocarboxamide synthase, whose amino-acid sequence is MPVSPDLLRELCSRTLDSTNFSGLGTRIEGKVRDSYVDEKRRTIVVSDRVSCFDVVVGTIPLKGQVLNQMAAFWFEKTREIAPNHLVSVPDPSVSIVREVKIQPVEFVTRAYLTGVTSTSIWTAYSKGAREYCGHRLPEGMTKHQKLPQAIVTPTTKAEKGEHDELTSRAEIIRRGVMSAALYDEAEALALKLFAAGSAWAASRGLILVDTKYEFGLDDTGRLTVADEIHTPDSSRYWYLDTYEQAMREGADPKALDKEYVRRWFVNERGYKGEGPPPPLPDDVRIEAARRYIESFEQLSGRAFVPDTSDPIARIQRNLGL
- a CDS encoding protein kinase, giving the protein MKPEGSSEATSPEAGEAKSGMPTFGSELRARFRYRLIKRLGKGSFGSVFFARCLDHDRRRDDSPPERVAVKILGDSKGASSDLARRELSALLAIQHDRIPRVYDWRLDALPAFVVMEYFPEGSLREHMPLAGPAEEDQVWRLLGDLLSALDVAHRASLLHLDIKPANVLLDGRGGYVLTDFGVSQASRISRGLLPFSVGTRGYQAPEQRGERFDQYDLRTDLWGLGATAWAFAAGLNLAEREDLLRTGGEDAIYGLPQLSERRLTCSPELEDVIMSMLYLDPTRRPGSVAEVLVRVNAAVAGWSFESTTFAASRRNNVDDTALTQLIESLVDPLLIDLCKRPALRSYFVKFEDGEQMCAEGEHSYYAFLLLKGHVTVSRAGRELARVEREGSFLGEVATLTSMPRTASMHAAGPVWAVVLNAAELERFITANPAIGLRFIRSLAHRLAKIPSHGGDKRKEW